From the Cryptosporangium aurantiacum genome, the window CTCGGCGATCGTCAGCGGGGCGTGGTTGGGCAGCATGATGCCGCCCGCGCCGAGCCGGATGCGGCTGGTCTGCGCGCCGACGTGCGAGATCAGGACGCTGGTCGCCGACGACATGATCGACGGCATGTTGTGATGCTCGGCGTACCAGACCCGCTGGTAGCCGTGCTCCTCCGCGGTCCGGGCCAGCGCGACGCTCGCGGCGATCGCGGCGGTGGCGGACTCGCCGGCAGCGACCGGGGCCAGGTCGAGGATCGAGAGCGGGACGGGCATGGCCGGTTACCTCCGGGGTCGTACGAGTCGGGCGCTGACGCGGCGGCGATGCGTCGCCGGCACATTCGGTACAACGCCGTCGGCGCCGTCGGTAATACCCGTCCGGCTCCGTCTCACGGTCCGCGTGTGACGTGGCTCAATCGGGTAGAGCCTGGCGGATCTGCTCTGCGGTCATGTCCAGCTCCGAGCGGGCCGGGAAGCGCCACTGCGCGTCGAGGCGGAAGCCGTCGCCGGCGAAGCGCGGGACGACGTGCAGGTGGACGTGGAAGACCTCCTGGCCGGCCGGCTCCCCGTCGGCCAGGAACAGGTTGACGCCGTCGCAGCGCACGCCGGAGCCGCGGAGCGCCCCGGCGAGCCGCTGGGCCGTGCCCCAGATCGCCGGGCCGAGCTCGGTCGGGAGGTCGGACAGCCCGACGGCGTGCCGACGCGGGATGACGAGCAGGTGCCCCGGGGTCACCGGGCGGATGTCGAGGAACGCGAGCACGTCGTCGTCGGCGTGGACGAGGCTCGCCGGGCTCTCCCCGCGCACGATCGCGCAGAACACGCAGTCCATGGTCGTCCTTCCTACCGCGTCAGGCCGTGCTCCAGGTGGCCGAGGGCCGCGTCGACGATCGTCGGGAGGTCATTGTCGGGGTCGTCGGCCCACGCGTCGAGCGCGGCGATCAGCGCGCCCATCACCGCACCGGCCGTGGCGCGGACCGCGAGATCGGTGTGCTCCCGGCCGGTGCGCTCGGCGAACGCCTCCGCGATCAGGCGCATGGTCTGCGTCATCTGGTCGAGCATCGCCGCCCGCAGTGCGGGCTCCGCGATGACGAGCCTCAGTCGCTCGCGCATCTCGTCCGACTGCTCGGGGGTGAGCGTGTCGAAGTGAGCGCGGAGCGCGCGCCGGACCGCCTCCACCGGTGACGATTCGGCTGGTTGCCGCAGGAGCGTCTTGACGATCACCGGGTCGAAGTCGTCCTGCAGGACGACGTCCTCCTTGGTGGGGAAGTACCGGAAGAACGTCGTCTCCGACACCTCGGCCGCGGTGATGATCTGCTCGACGGTCGTGGCCTGATAGCCCTGCGCCCGGAACAGGCGCAGGGCGTGCGTCTGGATCGCGGCGCGCGTGCGGGCCTTCTTCCGCTCGCGGAGGCCGAGCGTGGGGCCCTCAGCCGTGGGCGGCATCCATGTGTTCCCTCCGCGCCGGATGGTCGGTTGTGTCCCTGCGCGGGAGCAACACCGCCGCGGCGATGGCGCCCGCCACCGCGATGGCTGCGGAGACCAGCAGGGACGTCCGGAATCCTGCCACGAACGCGCCGAGCACCGCGTCGTGAACAGCGTCGGATCCCGTCCGGCTCGCCACGTCGAGGCCGTCGGCCAGGCCGCGACGCGCCGCCTCGGTCACCCCGGACGTCTCGAGCCGGTCCTGGTAGACCGCGACGACGATGCTGCCGGAGATCGCCGCGCCGAACGGGCCGCTGGTCTTGTTGAAGGCCTGCACCACGGCCGAGCCCACGCCGCTGTGCTCGGCGTCGAGGCCGGAGAGCGCAGCGGACGTGGCCGCGGTCAGGACCATGCCGGTGCCGACGCCCAGGACGCAGGTCCAGGCGCCGATCCACCACGAGCCCGAGTCGACGTCGGTCGTGGTGCCGAGGAGAAGCCCGGCGGCCAGGACGAGGAAGCCGGCTGCGACCGTCGGCCGCACGCCGGCCGTACGCCCGAGCGGAGCGCTCAGACCGGCGCCCAGGACCGTTCCCGCGATCAGCGGGAGCAGCGAGAGTCCGGAGTGGATCGGCTCTGCGCCGCGCACGTCCTGGAAGAACTGCGGAAGCGTGAACAGCGTGCCGATCATGGCCAGACCGGCGACGGCCACGAGCGCCGACCCGCGGAGGAACGTCGCCGAGCCGAACAGCGCCCGGTCGATCAGCGGACGAGCGGCCCCGCGGCGTTCCCACCCGGCGAATCCGACGAGCGCTACGAGACCGCCACCCAGCAGCGCCAGCGTTCCGGCGTCGTCCCAGCCGTGCTGCCCGGCGCGGATCACGCCGCCGATCGTCAGCACCAGCCCGAGAGCGGACGTGACGGTGCCGAGCGGATCGAGGCCGGGACGCTCGGCCGCCCTCGACTCCGGGATCAGCAGGACGCCGACGCCGAGGGCGACCAGGACGACCGGCACGTTGAGAAGGAACACCCAGCCCCACCAGAAGCGGTCGAGCATCCAGCCGCCGAGCAACGGCCCCAGCAGCAACGAGAGGAAGTTCGCTGCCTGGTAGACGGCGACGGCCCGAGGCCGCTCGGCCGCGGGGAACAGCACGACGAGGGCGGAGAGCGCCATCACCGTGATGCCGGCTCCCGACAGGCCCTGCAGCGCCCGCCCGCCGAGGAAGACACCGACCGACGGCGCGTAGGCGCAGATCGCCGACCCGACGCCGAACCCGACGAGCGACGTCAGCAGGACCTTCTTGCGGCCGAACCGGTCGCCGAGCACGCCGACCGGCAGGACCGCCGCCGCGAGCACGAGCAGATAACCGGACGAGAACCAAACGAGGTCGGACTGGGAGGCGTCGAGTGCGCCGGCGAGCGTCGGCAGCGCGACGGACAGGACCGTGCCGTCGAGCCCGACGACGAGGACACCGAGGTTGAGAGCGGCCAGAGCCCACCATCGGCCGGTCGATTGCATGGGCGTCCTCCTCTTGGGGGTTACTGTCAGATAACAGTAACCTCCACTTTTGGAGGCGGTGTCAAGCGGACGCCTTGAGCGCGGTCGCGGTGTCGACGGCACGCTGCGCCTGGTGCCGTGCGGCGTGCAGGATCACGTCGGTGGGCGGGCCGTCGCCGGCGACGTGGGAGGTGCCGTACGGGTTCCCGGACCGGAACTGGATCGGGTCGGTGTAACCGGGCGGCACGATGATCCCGCCCCAGTGGTAGAACACGTTGCCCAGCGCCAGCAGCGTGCTCTCCTGACCGCCGTGGGCGGTGTTGGACGCGGTGAAGGCCGAGTAGACCTTGCCGGCGAGCGCGCCCTGGAACCAGAGCGGGCCCGTGGTGTCCAGGAACGCCTTGAGCTGGTACGACACGTTGCCGAAGCGGGTGGGCGTCCCGAACAGCACGACGTCGGCCCAGGCCAGGTCGTCGAGCGTGGCC encodes:
- a CDS encoding MFS transporter, which encodes MQSTGRWWALAALNLGVLVVGLDGTVLSVALPTLAGALDASQSDLVWFSSGYLLVLAAAVLPVGVLGDRFGRKKVLLTSLVGFGVGSAICAYAPSVGVFLGGRALQGLSGAGITVMALSALVVLFPAAERPRAVAVYQAANFLSLLLGPLLGGWMLDRFWWGWVFLLNVPVVLVALGVGVLLIPESRAAERPGLDPLGTVTSALGLVLTIGGVIRAGQHGWDDAGTLALLGGGLVALVGFAGWERRGAARPLIDRALFGSATFLRGSALVAVAGLAMIGTLFTLPQFFQDVRGAEPIHSGLSLLPLIAGTVLGAGLSAPLGRTAGVRPTVAAGFLVLAAGLLLGTTTDVDSGSWWIGAWTCVLGVGTGMVLTAATSAALSGLDAEHSGVGSAVVQAFNKTSGPFGAAISGSIVVAVYQDRLETSGVTEAARRGLADGLDVASRTGSDAVHDAVLGAFVAGFRTSLLVSAAIAVAGAIAAAVLLPRRDTTDHPARREHMDAAHG
- a CDS encoding HIT family protein; the protein is MDCVFCAIVRGESPASLVHADDDVLAFLDIRPVTPGHLLVIPRRHAVGLSDLPTELGPAIWGTAQRLAGALRGSGVRCDGVNLFLADGEPAGQEVFHVHLHVVPRFAGDGFRLDAQWRFPARSELDMTAEQIRQALPD
- a CDS encoding TetR family transcriptional regulator yields the protein MPPTAEGPTLGLRERKKARTRAAIQTHALRLFRAQGYQATTVEQIITAAEVSETTFFRYFPTKEDVVLQDDFDPVIVKTLLRQPAESSPVEAVRRALRAHFDTLTPEQSDEMRERLRLVIAEPALRAAMLDQMTQTMRLIAEAFAERTGREHTDLAVRATAGAVMGALIAALDAWADDPDNDLPTIVDAALGHLEHGLTR
- the wrbA gene encoding NAD(P)H:quinone oxidoreductase, producing MQPVNAAIIYYSATGTVHTLARAVAEGAEKAGATVRLRKVAELAPAEAISTRPEWVQHLEDTADVPEATLDDLAWADVVLFGTPTRFGNVSYQLKAFLDTTGPLWFQGALAGKVYSAFTASNTAHGGQESTLLALGNVFYHWGGIIVPPGYTDPIQFRSGNPYGTSHVAGDGPPTDVILHAARHQAQRAVDTATALKASA